From a region of the Lactuca sativa cultivar Salinas chromosome 4, Lsat_Salinas_v11, whole genome shotgun sequence genome:
- the LOC111921565 gene encoding aspartic proteinase Asp1 isoform X1 produces the protein MNFITTLFFCVLPLFYAPFQGCYSAATPPGDHTSSVVLPVTGNVYPTGYYHATLSIGNPPKSYFLDIDTGSDLTWLQCDAPCTKCTPAPHKPYKPNKELVECMDPLCESVHWPETHQCQSPKEQCDYTVQYADDGSSIGVLVKDSFSLQYINGTVAKSILAFGCGYNQEVPASMDPPYTDGILGLGLGKASILHQLRELGVTRSVVGHCLSAKGGGYLFFGDQLVPSSGVVWTPMSTTEIEKHYSLGTAELFLGGKTTRMKGLPIVFDSGSTYTYFSGEAYKALYSMLMNDMKGKKVYITNEDKSLPVCWKGSKPFKSIYDVKNLFEPIILKFKKSKFQLNPESYLIISKNGNACFGILNGSEVGLENINVIGDISFQDKIIIYDNEKQQIGWTPANCNRLPKNFFLFINSMDDDDDDGDGEPDSASLCKPYGSNLGILPPYCTAN, from the exons ATGAACTTCATCACAACCCTCTTCTTCTGCGTCTTACCTCTCTTCTATGCACCATTCCAAGGATGCTATTCAGCAGCCACTCCGCCCGGGGATCACACCTCCTCCGTCGTCCTTCCAGTCACCGGAAATGTTTATCCTACCGG ATACTATCATGCGACATTGAGCATAGGAAATCcaccaaaatcatattttttagaTATAGACACAGGCAGTGATCTGACTTGGCTTCAATGTGATGCACCTTGCACCAAATGCACCCCG GCACCTCACAAGCCTTATAAGCCTAACAAGGAACTCGTGGAATGTATGGATCCACTTTGCGAATCTGTTCATTGGCCGGAAACACACCAATGTCAATCTCCTAAAGAGCAGTGTGACTACACCGTTCAATATGCGGATGATGGATCGTCTATTGGTGTGTTGGTTAAAGACTCCTTTTCCTTACAATACATCAATGGAACCGTAGCCAAATCCATTCTAGCATTCGG ATGCGGTTACAATCAGGAAGTTCCGGCCTCGATGGATCCGCCTTACACGGACGGAATCCTTGGTTTGGGTTTAGGCAAAGCAAGCATTTTACATCAACTCAGGGAACTCGGTGTTACAAGAAGTGTTGTGGGTCATTGTCTTAGTGCAAAAGGAGGGGGATATCTTTTTTTTGGTGATCAACTTGTCCCTTCTTCAGGGGTTGTTTGGACACCCATGTCCACAACCGAAATTGA aaaacaCTACTCTTTGGGAACTGCTGAGCTTTTTTTGGGTGGAAAAACAACTAGGATGAAAGGTCTTCCTATAGTGTTTGATAGTGGAAGTACCTACACTTACTTTAGTGGAGAAGCTTATAAAGCTCTATATTCCATG CTTATGAACGATATGAAAGGAAAGAAGGTTTATATAACAAATGAAGATAAAAGCCTCCCAGTATGTTGGAAAGGGTCAAAACCCTTCAAGTCAATTTATGatgtcaaaaacttatttgaGCCAATAATTTTGAAGTTTAAAAAGTCAAAGTTCCAGTTGAACCCTGAATCATATCTCATCATCAGT AAAAACGGAAACGCCTGCTTTGGAATTTTAAACGGTTCAGAAGTTGGCCTGGAAAACATTAATGTAATTGGAG ACATATCATTTCAAGACAAAATCATCATTTATGACAACGAGAAACAGCAGATCGGATGGACTCCTGCAAACTGCAACAGGCTCCCAAA GAACTTTTTCTTGTTTATTAACAGcatggatgatgatgatgatgatggtgatggagaACCAGATAGTGCAAGCCTTTGCAAGCCCTATGGGTCCAACTTGGGCATTTTACCACCCTATTGTACTGCAAACTGA
- the LOC111921565 gene encoding aspartic proteinase Asp1 isoform X2, with the protein MNFITTLFFCVLPLFYAPFQGCYSAATPPGDHTSSVVLPVTGNVYPTGYYHATLSIGNPPKSYFLDIDTGSDLTWLQCDAPCTKCTPAPHKPYKPNKELVECMDPLCESVHWPETHQCQSPKEQCDYTVQYADDGSSIGVLVKDSFSLQYINGTVAKSILAFGCGYNQEVPASMDPPYTDGILGLGLGKASILHQLRELGVTRSVVGHCLSAKGGGYLFFGDQLVPSSGVVWTPMSTTEIEKHYSLGTAELFLGGKTTRMKGLPIVFDSGSTYTYFSGEAYKALYSMLMNDMKGKKVYITNEDKSLPVCWKGSKPFKSIYDVKNLFEPIILKFKKSKFQLNPESYLIISKNGNACFGILNGSEVGLENINVIGDISFQDKIIIYDNEKQQIGWTPANCNRLPNMDDDDDDGDGEPDSASLCKPYGSNLGILPPYCTAN; encoded by the exons ATGAACTTCATCACAACCCTCTTCTTCTGCGTCTTACCTCTCTTCTATGCACCATTCCAAGGATGCTATTCAGCAGCCACTCCGCCCGGGGATCACACCTCCTCCGTCGTCCTTCCAGTCACCGGAAATGTTTATCCTACCGG ATACTATCATGCGACATTGAGCATAGGAAATCcaccaaaatcatattttttagaTATAGACACAGGCAGTGATCTGACTTGGCTTCAATGTGATGCACCTTGCACCAAATGCACCCCG GCACCTCACAAGCCTTATAAGCCTAACAAGGAACTCGTGGAATGTATGGATCCACTTTGCGAATCTGTTCATTGGCCGGAAACACACCAATGTCAATCTCCTAAAGAGCAGTGTGACTACACCGTTCAATATGCGGATGATGGATCGTCTATTGGTGTGTTGGTTAAAGACTCCTTTTCCTTACAATACATCAATGGAACCGTAGCCAAATCCATTCTAGCATTCGG ATGCGGTTACAATCAGGAAGTTCCGGCCTCGATGGATCCGCCTTACACGGACGGAATCCTTGGTTTGGGTTTAGGCAAAGCAAGCATTTTACATCAACTCAGGGAACTCGGTGTTACAAGAAGTGTTGTGGGTCATTGTCTTAGTGCAAAAGGAGGGGGATATCTTTTTTTTGGTGATCAACTTGTCCCTTCTTCAGGGGTTGTTTGGACACCCATGTCCACAACCGAAATTGA aaaacaCTACTCTTTGGGAACTGCTGAGCTTTTTTTGGGTGGAAAAACAACTAGGATGAAAGGTCTTCCTATAGTGTTTGATAGTGGAAGTACCTACACTTACTTTAGTGGAGAAGCTTATAAAGCTCTATATTCCATG CTTATGAACGATATGAAAGGAAAGAAGGTTTATATAACAAATGAAGATAAAAGCCTCCCAGTATGTTGGAAAGGGTCAAAACCCTTCAAGTCAATTTATGatgtcaaaaacttatttgaGCCAATAATTTTGAAGTTTAAAAAGTCAAAGTTCCAGTTGAACCCTGAATCATATCTCATCATCAGT AAAAACGGAAACGCCTGCTTTGGAATTTTAAACGGTTCAGAAGTTGGCCTGGAAAACATTAATGTAATTGGAG ACATATCATTTCAAGACAAAATCATCATTTATGACAACGAGAAACAGCAGATCGGATGGACTCCTGCAAACTGCAACAGGCTCCCAAA catggatgatgatgatgatgatggtgatggagaACCAGATAGTGCAAGCCTTTGCAAGCCCTATGGGTCCAACTTGGGCATTTTACCACCCTATTGTACTGCAAACTGA